The following are from one region of the Sandaracinus amylolyticus genome:
- a CDS encoding SRPBCC domain-containing protein, with protein MAKPKSKLLSRPAARLARDARGHDTSVPARERLELSVTLPIDPSSLYTAWLDAREHGAFTGGQASCEPRVGGRFTAWDGYIEGETLELHAGERIVQAWRTSDFEDDDADSRLEVRFVPEGDGTRLCLKHTELPKGGARKYREDWKQLYFAPMSKYFTR; from the coding sequence ATGGCGAAGCCGAAGTCCAAGCTCTTGTCGAGGCCCGCAGCGAGGCTCGCGCGCGACGCGCGCGGCCACGACACCAGCGTCCCGGCGCGCGAGAGGCTCGAGCTCTCCGTGACGCTCCCGATCGATCCGAGCTCGCTCTACACGGCGTGGCTCGATGCGCGCGAGCACGGCGCGTTCACCGGCGGTCAGGCGAGCTGCGAGCCGCGCGTCGGCGGACGCTTCACGGCGTGGGACGGATACATCGAGGGCGAGACGCTCGAGCTCCACGCGGGCGAGCGCATCGTCCAGGCATGGCGCACCAGCGACTTCGAGGACGACGACGCCGACTCGCGGCTCGAGGTGCGCTTCGTGCCCGAAGGTGACGGCACGCGCCTGTGCCTCAAGCACACCGAGCTGCCCAAGGGCGGCGCGCGGAAGTATCGCGAGGACTGGAAGCAGCTCTACTTCGCGCCGATGTCGAAGTACTTCACGCGCTGA
- a CDS encoding ribonuclease H-like domain-containing protein produces the protein MDLKRKLARLGAPGPAAQPAPPPPQPVVSAVDLERRERIARLRATIDRLESRDRVAMRAAPRPAPTKTPLPGTLDETPHGPLHRVVQYLPPAHHHGRIGIARALEVRSEIAAALALDPALDGVDLRKMLLLDTETTGLSGGTGTLPFLIGMAWFEDESLRVEQLFLRRPGEERPLLARLAERIAESSCIVTYNGKSFDWPLLRTRAVLNRVPVPTPRAHLDLLHCARRVFARRLGQVRLVQIETEVLGMRRERDVDGAEIPHLYWDFVRGAEGSVITPVIEHNANDLVALAALLATLGERWEDVLPAHEPEDRLGIARVALRHGDLDRAARFAEAAASGGGDAEVTVDALLVASSAARARAQHDEVLRLLRDALDAAPDDARRAGLHLALAKHLEHRTRDPAAALAHAGRTAAVEGEDACAKRVARLAKKRERDEQREAKRAAREAKRAARALALPLERTTPKSERERN, from the coding sequence TTGGACCTCAAACGAAAGCTCGCCCGCCTCGGCGCGCCGGGGCCCGCCGCGCAGCCAGCGCCTCCGCCGCCGCAACCTGTCGTCTCCGCGGTCGACCTCGAGCGCCGCGAGCGCATCGCGCGGCTGCGCGCGACGATCGATCGCCTCGAGTCGCGCGACCGCGTCGCGATGCGCGCCGCGCCGCGCCCGGCGCCGACCAAGACGCCGCTCCCCGGGACGCTCGACGAGACGCCGCACGGCCCGCTCCATCGCGTCGTGCAGTACCTGCCGCCCGCGCATCACCACGGGCGCATCGGGATCGCGCGCGCGCTCGAGGTGCGCAGCGAGATCGCCGCGGCGCTCGCCCTCGATCCCGCGCTCGACGGAGTCGATCTGCGGAAGATGTTGCTGCTCGACACCGAGACCACGGGCCTCTCGGGCGGGACCGGCACGCTGCCGTTCCTGATCGGGATGGCGTGGTTCGAGGACGAGAGCCTCCGCGTGGAGCAGCTCTTCCTGCGTCGCCCGGGCGAGGAACGCCCGCTGCTCGCGCGGCTCGCGGAGCGCATCGCCGAGAGCTCGTGCATCGTCACCTACAACGGCAAGAGCTTCGACTGGCCGCTGCTGCGCACGCGCGCCGTGCTCAACCGCGTGCCGGTGCCCACGCCGCGCGCGCACCTCGATCTGCTGCACTGCGCGCGACGCGTGTTCGCGCGACGCCTCGGCCAGGTGCGCCTCGTCCAGATCGAGACCGAGGTGCTCGGCATGCGCCGCGAGCGCGACGTCGATGGCGCGGAGATCCCGCACCTCTATTGGGACTTCGTGCGCGGTGCCGAGGGCTCGGTGATCACCCCCGTGATCGAGCACAACGCGAACGACCTCGTCGCGCTCGCCGCGCTGCTCGCGACGCTGGGCGAGCGCTGGGAGGACGTGCTGCCGGCGCACGAGCCCGAGGATCGGCTCGGCATCGCGCGGGTGGCGCTGAGGCACGGCGATCTCGATCGCGCGGCCCGCTTCGCGGAGGCTGCCGCGAGCGGAGGCGGGGACGCGGAGGTGACGGTGGACGCGCTGCTCGTCGCGAGCTCGGCGGCGCGCGCCCGCGCCCAGCACGACGAGGTGCTGCGCCTCTTGCGCGATGCGCTCGACGCCGCGCCCGACGACGCGCGTCGTGCGGGGCTTCACCTCGCGCTCGCGAAGCACCTCGAGCACCGCACCCGCGATCCCGCGGCCGCACTGGCCCACGCGGGACGCACCGCCGCGGTCGAAGGCGAGGACGCGTGCGCGAAGCGCGTCGCCCGCCTCGCGAAGAAGCGCGAGCGCGACGAGCAGCGCGAGGCGAAGCGTGCGGCGCGCGAGGCGAAGCGCGCGGCGCGTGCGCTGGCGCTCCCCCTCGAGCGGACGACTCCGAAGTCGGAGCGCGAGAGGAACTAA
- a CDS encoding DEAD/DEAH box helicase has product MPADDLPFARPPTPWSADRGLTSVLQRWQDDGGVWRNVALHHVVPPRDPHHAEVPDALHPLLRDALARRGIERLYAHQASAFELAREGKSIVVATPTASGKSLCYHLPVLDRLAREPDARALYLFPTKALSRDQEASLRTLMKDVGLTHGAITYDGDTPGDARRAARERSGILLTNPDMLHAGILPHHASWARFFACLRYVVVDELHTYRGVFGSHLANVLRRLQRIARFHGADPTFVFASATIGNPREHAQRMIGREVTLIDESGAPTGPRHVVVYNPPVLNPELGVRASYLKTAVSLTADLLRAEVPTIVFGQSRNSVEVMLKYLRDRLAADRIDPECIQAYRSGYLPETRRRIEEGLRAGSIRGVVATNALELGIDIGSLQAVVCAGYPGSIAALWQRFGRAGRRSDPSLALMVASSQPLDQFFALQAHTVIGAPVEHARIDPDNVEILVQHLKCAAFELPFEEGEALGDVPPAAVKDALDYLAQHQVVHAAPGSAGKTVYHWATDAYPATHVSLRSIGWDNFVVIDLDTDKTIAEMDWRATHTMLHVQAIYQHEGEQYQVERLDFENHKAFVRKVEPDYYTTAMTYTRVAITQEDDGAIMSAGLSSGMGEVSVIEKVVGYKKIKFHTHENVGYGDVRLPEMQMHTSACWMTIDEDVVRSMPQPRAIVLDAIRGIANAMHLVASVGLMCDPRDLGHTLGDRGGEGELPSKGEPLGPGFDPTIFLYDAVPGGVGLAPRLFEDRESLMRRTRALIDGCECGGGCPACIGALVSPPPANAPRTELVASASTDLKRLALTLLDALGIGTTH; this is encoded by the coding sequence ATGCCAGCGGACGACCTTCCCTTCGCTCGCCCACCGACACCCTGGTCCGCCGACCGCGGCCTCACCTCGGTCCTCCAGCGCTGGCAGGACGACGGCGGCGTCTGGCGCAACGTCGCGCTCCATCACGTCGTCCCGCCGCGCGACCCGCACCACGCCGAGGTCCCCGACGCGCTCCATCCGCTGCTGCGCGACGCGCTCGCGCGCCGCGGCATCGAGCGCCTCTACGCGCACCAGGCGAGCGCGTTCGAGCTCGCGCGCGAAGGCAAGTCGATCGTGGTCGCGACCCCGACCGCGTCCGGCAAGTCGCTCTGTTACCACCTGCCGGTCCTCGATCGTCTCGCCCGCGAGCCCGACGCGCGTGCGCTCTATCTCTTCCCGACGAAGGCGCTCTCGCGCGATCAGGAAGCGTCGCTCCGCACGCTCATGAAGGACGTGGGCCTCACCCACGGCGCGATCACCTACGACGGCGACACGCCCGGTGATGCACGGAGAGCAGCGAGGGAGCGCAGCGGCATCCTGCTGACGAACCCCGACATGCTCCACGCGGGCATCCTCCCGCACCACGCGAGCTGGGCGCGCTTCTTCGCGTGCCTGCGCTACGTCGTCGTCGACGAGCTCCACACCTATCGCGGCGTCTTCGGCTCGCACCTCGCGAACGTGCTGCGACGGCTCCAGCGCATCGCGCGCTTCCACGGCGCGGATCCGACGTTCGTGTTCGCGTCGGCGACCATCGGCAACCCGCGCGAGCACGCGCAACGGATGATCGGCCGGGAGGTCACGCTGATCGACGAGAGCGGCGCGCCGACCGGTCCGCGCCACGTCGTCGTCTACAACCCGCCGGTCCTCAACCCCGAGCTCGGCGTGCGCGCGAGCTACCTGAAGACCGCGGTCTCGCTCACCGCCGATCTCCTGCGCGCCGAGGTGCCGACCATCGTGTTCGGCCAGTCGCGCAACTCGGTCGAGGTGATGCTCAAGTACCTGCGCGATCGGCTCGCCGCCGATCGCATCGATCCCGAGTGCATCCAGGCTTATCGAAGCGGTTATCTCCCCGAGACCCGACGCCGCATCGAAGAGGGCCTGCGCGCGGGATCGATCCGCGGCGTCGTCGCGACCAACGCGCTCGAGCTCGGCATCGACATCGGCTCACTCCAAGCGGTCGTGTGCGCGGGCTATCCGGGATCGATCGCCGCGCTGTGGCAGCGCTTCGGTCGCGCCGGTCGCCGCAGCGATCCCTCGCTCGCGCTGATGGTCGCGTCGAGCCAGCCGCTCGATCAGTTCTTCGCGCTGCAGGCGCACACGGTGATCGGCGCGCCGGTCGAGCACGCGCGCATCGATCCCGACAACGTCGAGATCCTGGTGCAGCACCTCAAGTGCGCGGCGTTCGAGCTGCCCTTCGAGGAAGGCGAGGCGCTCGGCGACGTGCCGCCCGCCGCGGTCAAGGACGCGCTCGACTACCTCGCGCAGCACCAGGTCGTGCACGCCGCGCCGGGGAGCGCGGGCAAGACCGTCTACCACTGGGCGACCGACGCGTACCCCGCGACCCACGTCAGCCTGCGCAGCATCGGCTGGGACAACTTCGTCGTCATCGACCTCGACACCGACAAGACCATCGCCGAGATGGACTGGCGCGCGACGCACACGATGCTGCACGTGCAGGCCATCTACCAGCACGAGGGCGAGCAGTACCAGGTCGAGCGCCTCGACTTCGAGAACCACAAGGCCTTCGTCCGCAAGGTCGAGCCCGACTACTACACGACCGCGATGACGTACACGCGCGTCGCGATCACCCAGGAGGACGACGGCGCGATCATGAGCGCCGGCCTCTCGAGCGGGATGGGCGAGGTCTCGGTCATCGAGAAGGTCGTCGGGTACAAGAAGATCAAGTTCCACACGCACGAGAACGTCGGCTACGGCGACGTGCGGCTGCCCGAGATGCAGATGCACACCAGCGCGTGCTGGATGACGATCGACGAGGACGTCGTGCGCTCCATGCCGCAGCCGCGCGCGATCGTGCTCGACGCGATCCGCGGCATCGCGAACGCGATGCACCTCGTCGCGTCGGTCGGACTGATGTGCGATCCGCGCGACCTCGGGCACACGCTCGGCGATCGTGGTGGCGAGGGCGAGCTGCCGAGCAAGGGCGAGCCGCTCGGGCCGGGGTTCGACCCCACGATCTTCCTCTACGACGCGGTGCCCGGCGGCGTGGGCCTCGCCCCGCGGCTGTTCGAGGATCGCGAGTCGCTGATGCGCCGCACCCGCGCGCTGATCGACGGCTGCGAGTGCGGTGGAGGATGCCCGGCGTGCATCGGCGCGCTGGTCTCGCCGCCGCCTGCGAACGCGCCGCGCACCGAGCTCGTCGCGAGCGCATCGACCGACCTCAAGCGGCTCGCGCTGACGCTCCTCGACGCGCTCGGCATCGGCACCACCCACTGA
- a CDS encoding M1 family aminopeptidase: protein MPWIVLLALAALACDPDDPPIPPDATTPPCPQDPGAPVVRATALEIDLASDRVRTTHSMRSEGEGTCCTSLACEPEIDGARWNDAPVDAARTATSIEACGPCTCTEDAALAIESTLPLHVVPGTDAGFQRITDAAGRGYTRLAAWLGTCGSIVPCDATIGVLQDVTIDVHHAPEQVVLCPGARTLVAADRTRCAVTAAPPYVALAFAASDAWTSRPFVEFDDTRVVFFEPSGGRVAASIDPDAVAAFVRWLVAELGPLPYGDELRVATMPSTWLGYEHPANIVLNDMLATRADTGYPSPALHVLLHEIAHQWAGDRTTPASMADFAWKESIAEYLVYVFEDEHRPAGEADATRATWHRSARFSPAYPRPIDDPSPEVIRAVAYGLAPMATFLQLEPLVGREALLRAITAFLREPGARDTAALIAEIERASGHDLDGYTSAWIVGAGEPPLPHLVASVVELGAGRAELTITQDGPGDRAFPMQVEVRVTSAGREVIAHVDFGLAPTSRVARTTIELEGTPTAVEIDPDDRLADSPVPWEARPAAPPRPTPLEL from the coding sequence ATGCCGTGGATCGTCCTGCTCGCGCTCGCGGCCCTCGCCTGCGATCCCGACGACCCGCCGATCCCACCCGACGCGACGACCCCACCATGCCCGCAGGATCCCGGCGCTCCGGTCGTCCGCGCGACCGCGCTCGAGATCGATCTCGCGAGCGATCGCGTCCGCACCACGCACTCGATGCGCAGCGAGGGCGAGGGCACGTGCTGCACGTCGCTCGCGTGCGAGCCCGAGATCGACGGCGCGCGATGGAACGACGCGCCCGTCGACGCGGCCCGCACCGCCACGTCGATCGAGGCCTGTGGTCCCTGCACCTGCACGGAGGACGCTGCGCTCGCGATCGAGTCGACGCTGCCGCTGCACGTGGTGCCCGGCACCGATGCGGGCTTCCAGCGCATCACCGACGCCGCGGGACGCGGCTACACGCGGCTCGCAGCGTGGCTCGGCACCTGCGGATCGATCGTGCCCTGTGACGCGACGATCGGCGTGCTCCAAGACGTGACGATCGACGTGCATCACGCGCCCGAGCAGGTCGTGCTCTGCCCTGGCGCGCGCACCCTGGTCGCGGCCGATCGCACGCGCTGCGCGGTCACCGCCGCGCCGCCCTACGTCGCGCTCGCCTTCGCGGCGAGCGATGCCTGGACCTCGCGCCCGTTCGTCGAATTCGACGACACCCGCGTGGTGTTCTTCGAGCCGAGCGGGGGGCGCGTCGCCGCGAGCATCGATCCCGACGCGGTCGCCGCGTTCGTGCGCTGGCTCGTCGCCGAGCTCGGCCCGCTTCCCTACGGCGACGAGCTGCGCGTCGCGACGATGCCCTCCACCTGGCTCGGCTACGAGCACCCCGCGAACATCGTGCTGAACGACATGCTCGCGACGCGCGCCGACACCGGCTACCCGAGCCCCGCGCTGCACGTGCTGCTGCACGAGATCGCGCACCAGTGGGCCGGCGATCGCACGACGCCCGCGAGCATGGCGGACTTCGCGTGGAAGGAGTCGATCGCGGAGTACCTCGTCTACGTGTTCGAGGACGAGCACCGTCCCGCCGGCGAGGCCGACGCGACGCGCGCGACGTGGCATCGCAGCGCGCGCTTCTCGCCTGCCTATCCGCGCCCGATCGACGACCCGTCGCCCGAGGTGATCCGCGCGGTCGCGTACGGGCTCGCGCCGATGGCGACGTTCCTCCAGCTCGAGCCGCTGGTCGGGCGCGAGGCGCTGCTGCGCGCGATCACCGCGTTCCTCCGCGAGCCGGGCGCGCGCGACACCGCCGCGCTGATCGCGGAGATCGAGCGCGCGTCGGGCCACGATCTCGATGGGTACACGAGCGCGTGGATCGTGGGCGCCGGAGAGCCGCCGCTGCCGCACCTCGTGGCGAGCGTCGTCGAGCTCGGCGCGGGGCGCGCCGAGCTGACGATCACCCAGGACGGCCCGGGCGATCGCGCGTTCCCGATGCAGGTCGAGGTGCGGGTCACGAGCGCCGGGCGCGAGGTGATCGCGCACGTCGACTTCGGGCTCGCGCCGACCTCGCGGGTCGCGCGCACGACGATCGAGCTCGAGGGCACGCCGACCGCGGTCGAGATCGATCCCGACGATCGGCTCGCCGACTCGCCGGTGCCGTGGGAGGCGCGGCCCGCCGCGCCGCCCCGCCCGACGCCGCTCGAGCTCTGA
- a CDS encoding DNA polymerase beta superfamily protein translates to MHLKIDALAHLDPQSTPLPHGTEVVTRVAREHGDRRVPQGTVGRVVASADEGIDVAIVGVGTLRFARHELTPRRVGQAVFARRREASWGALRACVVIETVVGSRAWGLADEGSDTDRRGAFALPLPWRTGLLAPPEDLVSADSTEAYWSIDKTIRQALRADPNTLEMLFVGSATAHDPIGAWLLEAKDAFVSREIYGTFARYALAQLRRLEQGMRLAEHRHLVIEWLRDEPALELDALAMRLAARSPRAAPDEASALATARQWVKQLYRSLHDQGLIDASDLDALRRFARDRAAELALPRELRPKNAYNLLRLLITAEAWLRTGEPSFVVPEGARDRLLAIKKGEVALDLVLAEAEALAPALEAARDASPLPARPDVRCVDALSRRIGEELARRWVERAPGPFGADAPAPPEIEWQEDT, encoded by the coding sequence ATGCACCTCAAGATCGACGCGCTCGCGCACCTCGATCCGCAGTCGACGCCGCTGCCGCACGGCACCGAGGTCGTCACGCGCGTCGCGCGCGAGCACGGGGATCGACGCGTGCCGCAGGGCACGGTGGGTCGTGTCGTCGCGAGCGCGGACGAGGGCATCGACGTCGCGATCGTCGGCGTCGGCACGCTGCGGTTCGCGCGCCACGAGCTGACGCCGCGGCGCGTGGGCCAGGCGGTGTTCGCGCGGCGTCGCGAGGCGAGCTGGGGCGCGCTGCGCGCGTGCGTGGTGATCGAGACGGTCGTCGGCTCGCGCGCCTGGGGCCTCGCCGACGAGGGCTCGGACACCGATCGTCGTGGTGCGTTCGCGCTGCCGCTGCCGTGGCGCACGGGGCTGCTCGCGCCGCCCGAGGATCTCGTGAGCGCCGACTCCACCGAGGCGTACTGGTCGATCGACAAGACCATCCGCCAGGCGCTGCGCGCCGATCCCAACACGCTCGAGATGCTCTTCGTGGGTTCGGCGACCGCGCACGACCCGATCGGCGCGTGGCTGCTCGAGGCGAAGGACGCGTTCGTGTCGCGCGAGATCTACGGGACGTTCGCGCGCTACGCGCTCGCCCAGCTGCGCCGGCTCGAGCAGGGGATGCGGCTCGCCGAGCATCGTCACCTCGTGATCGAGTGGCTGCGCGACGAGCCGGCGCTCGAGCTCGATGCGCTCGCGATGCGCCTCGCCGCGCGCTCTCCGCGCGCCGCGCCCGACGAGGCGAGCGCACTCGCGACCGCGCGCCAGTGGGTGAAGCAGCTCTATCGATCACTGCACGACCAGGGGCTGATCGACGCGTCGGATCTCGATGCGCTGCGGCGCTTCGCGCGCGACCGCGCGGCCGAGCTCGCGCTGCCGCGCGAGCTGCGACCGAAGAACGCGTACAACCTCTTGCGCCTGCTGATCACGGCCGAGGCGTGGCTGCGCACCGGCGAGCCCTCGTTCGTGGTGCCCGAGGGGGCGCGTGATCGCCTGCTCGCGATCAAGAAGGGCGAGGTCGCGCTCGATCTCGTGCTCGCGGAGGCCGAGGCGCTCGCGCCTGCGCTCGAGGCGGCGCGCGATGCGTCGCCGCTCCCCGCGCGCCCCGACGTTCGCTGCGTCGACGCGCTGTCGCGGCGCATCGGCGAGGAGCTCGCGCGGCGCTGGGTCGAGCGCGCGCCGGGTCCCTTCGGCGCCGATGCGCCGGCACCGCCCGAGATCGAATGGCAGGAGGACACGTGA
- a CDS encoding DNA polymerase beta superfamily protein — MIETLLDAHARDVARRVIAEESARREHVVVYLSGAHAYGFPSPDSDLDLKCIHVAPTRALLGLTPPLPTFDRAEILDGVEIDYTSNELGHALTGILRGNGNFLERVLGSAVLAPSTLLDPLREITTRALSRRVHRHYRGFAESQLRELDKQPTVKRLLYVMRTALTGTHLLETGTLITDLPTLLDAHDQRDAAVLIERKRAGERTPLDDAERTRWRARVDALFAALDDALARSPLPEEPPNEADLDAFLIETRRARL; from the coding sequence GTGATCGAGACCTTGCTCGACGCCCACGCGCGCGACGTCGCGCGTCGTGTGATCGCCGAAGAGTCCGCGCGCCGCGAGCACGTGGTCGTGTACCTCTCGGGCGCGCACGCGTACGGGTTTCCGTCGCCCGACAGCGATCTCGATCTGAAGTGCATCCACGTCGCGCCGACGCGCGCGCTGCTCGGCCTGACGCCTCCGCTGCCGACCTTCGATCGCGCGGAGATCCTCGACGGAGTCGAGATCGACTACACGTCGAACGAGCTCGGCCACGCGCTCACCGGCATCCTGCGCGGCAACGGCAACTTCCTCGAGCGCGTGCTCGGCAGCGCGGTTCTCGCGCCCTCGACGCTGCTCGATCCGCTGCGCGAGATCACCACGCGCGCGCTCTCGCGACGCGTGCACCGACACTATCGCGGCTTCGCCGAGAGCCAGCTGCGCGAGCTCGACAAGCAGCCCACCGTGAAGCGCCTGCTCTACGTGATGCGGACCGCGCTGACGGGCACGCACCTGCTCGAGACCGGCACGCTGATCACCGATCTCCCGACGCTGCTCGACGCGCACGATCAGCGCGACGCGGCGGTGCTCATCGAGCGCAAGCGCGCGGGGGAGCGCACGCCGCTCGACGACGCCGAGCGCACGCGATGGCGGGCCCGCGTCGACGCGCTCTTCGCCGCGCTCGACGACGCGCTCGCGCGCTCGCCGCTCCCCGAAGAGCCGCCGAACGAAGCCGATCTCGACGCGTTCTTGATCGAGACGCGCCGCGCGCGGCTCTAG
- a CDS encoding 1-acyl-sn-glycerol-3-phosphate acyltransferase has protein sequence MKLRRRVRNACGRAWLRAFGWEIAGGPPPVEKAVVVAAPHTSNWDLPFTLAIAWSLDLDMKWVGKHTLFELPVWGPFLRTLGGIGVDRRTKNDAVKAIADVVKESERILLIVPPEGTRGVAQRWKTGFYWIAVEAEVPIVLGFLDFSRKRGGLGDLMHPTGDIAHDFELLRDFYQDKKGKHPERQGEVSLGEVGVPTPLATA, from the coding sequence ATGAAGTTGCGTCGTCGGGTGCGAAACGCATGCGGGCGCGCGTGGCTGCGCGCGTTCGGATGGGAGATCGCCGGCGGTCCGCCGCCGGTCGAGAAAGCGGTCGTCGTCGCGGCGCCGCACACGTCGAACTGGGATCTCCCGTTCACGCTCGCGATCGCGTGGTCGCTCGACCTCGACATGAAGTGGGTCGGCAAGCACACGCTCTTCGAGCTCCCGGTGTGGGGCCCGTTCCTGCGCACGCTCGGGGGGATCGGCGTCGATCGCCGCACCAAGAACGACGCGGTGAAGGCGATCGCGGACGTGGTGAAGGAGAGCGAGCGCATCCTCCTCATCGTCCCGCCCGAGGGCACGCGCGGCGTCGCGCAGCGGTGGAAGACCGGCTTCTACTGGATCGCGGTCGAGGCCGAGGTGCCGATCGTGCTCGGGTTCCTCGACTTCTCGCGCAAGCGCGGTGGGCTCGGCGATCTGATGCACCCCACCGGCGACATCGCGCACGACTTCGAGCTGCTGCGCGACTTCTACCAGGACAAGAAGGGCAAGCACCCCGAGCGTCAGGGCGAGGTCTCGCTCGGCGAGGTCGGCGTCCCGACGCCGCTCGCGACGGCCTAG
- a CDS encoding glutathione S-transferase family protein encodes MRDTLYTWGTPNGLKPILMLEELAADYELVKVHIGKGEQKTPEFLGRNLNGRIPVLDTTIDGTRVSIAESAAILVHLAEREGRFLPTKPAPRARAMQWVMFQMSAVGPMFGQAGFFLRQRERNEGAIERYVNETKRILGVLDTQLGQHAHLAGDEYTIADMLTLFWTRKPEYFGLTLEEWPNLRRWIAQLEERPAVQRTLAITFP; translated from the coding sequence ATGCGAGACACTCTCTACACCTGGGGCACACCGAACGGCCTCAAGCCGATCCTGATGCTCGAGGAGCTGGCCGCCGACTACGAGCTCGTGAAGGTCCACATCGGCAAGGGCGAGCAGAAGACCCCGGAGTTCCTCGGCCGGAACCTGAACGGCCGCATCCCCGTCCTCGACACGACCATCGACGGCACCCGTGTCTCGATCGCCGAGTCCGCCGCGATCCTCGTGCATCTCGCAGAGCGGGAGGGTCGCTTCCTGCCGACCAAGCCCGCGCCGCGCGCCCGCGCGATGCAGTGGGTGATGTTCCAGATGAGCGCGGTGGGCCCGATGTTCGGTCAGGCCGGGTTCTTCCTACGCCAGCGCGAGCGCAACGAGGGCGCGATCGAGCGCTACGTGAACGAGACCAAGCGCATCCTCGGCGTGCTCGACACCCAGCTCGGGCAGCACGCGCACCTCGCGGGCGACGAGTACACGATCGCCGACATGCTCACGCTCTTCTGGACGCGGAAGCCCGAGTACTTCGGGCTCACGCTCGAGGAGTGGCCGAACCTGCGGCGGTGGATCGCGCAGCTCGAGGAGCGCCCCGCGGTGCAGCGGACGCTCGCGATCACCTTCCCGTGA
- a CDS encoding pyridoxal phosphate-dependent aminotransferase, translating to MPRFPQVAASSDGLTDRVFSRLAARAKERGGRVHPLHVGDTWLEPLDVARAEAQRTESFPRLHNYAPVQGEPALIDAILRHVDRRAGVKLDRELVQVMSGATAALSVIADALIEPGEEVLIPAPFWPLIRGTVRRRGGRAIEIPFFDRLSDPAFDPEAALEARVTPRTIAIYVNTPHNPTGAMLPERALAAIARVAKRHDLWILSDEVYEDLYFTSAPPEPAWAREDFRGRTIVVHSLSKAYGLAGARVGFAHGPAEAMQAIRGVQTFSTYCAPRPMQLGAARALDEGAAWLANARALYRDAAERTAATFDLPAPMGGTFLFADVRPYRREGEDTMGFLERCLDEGVLLTPGSASGTDYEGWARVCFTSVPPDDLRDALARLRRVLGR from the coding sequence ATGCCGCGCTTCCCGCAGGTCGCCGCCAGCTCCGACGGGCTCACCGATCGCGTCTTCTCGCGTCTCGCCGCGCGCGCCAAGGAGCGCGGCGGGCGCGTGCACCCGCTGCACGTGGGCGACACCTGGCTCGAGCCGCTCGACGTCGCGCGCGCCGAGGCGCAGCGCACCGAGAGCTTCCCGCGCCTGCACAACTACGCGCCGGTGCAGGGCGAGCCCGCGCTGATCGACGCGATCCTCCGGCACGTCGATCGACGGGCAGGCGTGAAGCTCGATCGCGAGCTCGTGCAGGTGATGAGCGGCGCGACCGCGGCGCTCTCGGTGATCGCGGACGCGCTGATCGAGCCCGGCGAAGAGGTGCTGATCCCGGCGCCGTTCTGGCCGCTGATCCGGGGCACGGTGCGGCGCCGCGGCGGGCGCGCGATCGAGATCCCGTTCTTCGATCGGCTGAGCGATCCCGCGTTCGATCCCGAGGCGGCGCTCGAGGCCCGCGTCACACCGCGCACCATCGCGATCTACGTGAACACGCCGCACAACCCGACCGGCGCGATGCTGCCCGAGCGTGCGCTCGCGGCGATCGCGCGGGTCGCGAAGCGGCACGACCTCTGGATCCTCAGCGACGAGGTCTACGAGGATCTCTACTTCACGAGCGCGCCGCCCGAGCCCGCGTGGGCGCGGGAGGACTTCCGCGGTCGCACGATCGTCGTGCACTCGCTCTCGAAGGCGTACGGGCTCGCAGGCGCGCGCGTGGGGTTCGCGCACGGGCCCGCCGAGGCGATGCAGGCGATCCGCGGCGTGCAGACGTTCTCGACGTACTGCGCGCCCCGTCCGATGCAGCTCGGCGCGGCGCGGGCGCTCGACGAGGGCGCGGCGTGGCTCGCGAACGCGCGAGCGCTCTATCGCGACGCGGCGGAGCGCACCGCCGCGACCTTCGATCTGCCGGCGCCGATGGGCGGGACGTTCCTCTTCGCCGACGTGCGCCCGTACCGGCGCGAGGGCGAGGACACGATGGGCTTCCTCGAGCGCTGCCTCGACGAGGGCGTGCTGCTCACGCCGGGCAGCGCGTCGGGCACCGACTACGAGGGCTGGGCGCGCGTGTGCTTCACGTCGGTCCCGCCGGACGATCTGCGCGATGCGCTCGCGCGGCTGCGTCGCGTCCTCGGTCGCTGA